In Stenotrophomonas sp. 610A2, one DNA window encodes the following:
- a CDS encoding SDR family NAD(P)-dependent oxidoreductase: protein MGEDGRQMEWSGRRVWVSGAASGAGAAVCALLQARGAQVLALDRVAVAADVPQLVLDLADGAAVDAALAAHVGQPLDALIHCAGICPSADTWADDDALWQQVHAVNVLGARRLMRHALPGLRSNGGGSIVLLSSINARYATPGLAAYAASKAALESLARTAALELAPEQIRVNAIAPASLDTPMLRASFDRSEDADAARTRNVQRHPLQRLGTATDAAELALFLASPRSGWMTGAVVPLDGGAGVTRR, encoded by the coding sequence ATGGGCGAGGATGGACGGCAGATGGAATGGAGTGGGCGTCGCGTCTGGGTGAGTGGCGCTGCCAGCGGCGCAGGGGCGGCCGTGTGCGCGCTGTTGCAGGCGCGCGGTGCGCAGGTGCTGGCGTTGGATCGCGTCGCGGTGGCGGCGGATGTCCCGCAGCTGGTGCTGGACCTGGCCGATGGCGCGGCGGTGGATGCCGCGCTGGCGGCACATGTCGGCCAGCCGCTGGATGCCTTGATCCATTGCGCTGGCATCTGCCCGTCCGCCGATACCTGGGCCGATGACGATGCCTTGTGGCAACAGGTGCATGCGGTCAACGTGCTCGGCGCACGGCGCCTGATGCGGCATGCATTGCCGGGCCTGCGCAGCAACGGCGGCGGCAGCATCGTGCTGCTGTCGTCGATCAACGCGCGTTACGCCACGCCGGGGTTGGCTGCGTACGCTGCCTCCAAGGCCGCACTTGAATCGCTGGCGCGCACCGCGGCATTGGAGCTGGCTCCGGAGCAGATCCGCGTCAATGCGATCGCGCCGGCCTCGCTGGATACACCGATGCTGCGCGCCTCCTTCGATCGCAGTGAGGATGCCGATGCGGCACGCACGCGCAATGTGCAGCGGCATCCATTGCAGCGGCTCGGCACGGCGACGGATGCCGCCGAGCTGGCGCTGTTCCTGGCCTCGCCGCGCAGTGGCTGGATGACCGGCGCGGTGGTGCCGCTTGATGGTGGTGCGGGAGTGACGCGTCGATGA
- a CDS encoding 2-dehydro-3-deoxygalactonokinase codes for MSGMQQAPIIGINWGSSNFRAFLIHADGRVADTVEQPRGIVGLDRAQMEALLVQTVARWPDATQVYACGMVGSNVGWSDAGYADCPATPQRLAARLHRTHIGPVAVAIVPGLACRRPQDDAPDIMRGEETELLGLLDAGQLPLDGLLALPGTHSKWVQLQDGAVASFLTAMSGEVFDRLTAAGLLASVVDGPAEDGPAFLDGLQQGHRSGLGLGSLLFGARARVIRGELLRRAGASWLRGVLIGAELADVLQLWPDALSRPLPLVGAAPVCALYARAIEVLGGQAHSIASHDAVTRGFLALHRAALEQPA; via the coding sequence ATGAGTGGCATGCAACAGGCGCCGATCATCGGCATCAACTGGGGTAGCAGCAATTTCCGCGCGTTCCTGATCCATGCCGATGGCCGCGTTGCCGATACGGTGGAACAGCCGCGCGGCATCGTTGGCCTGGACCGCGCGCAGATGGAAGCATTGCTGGTGCAGACAGTGGCGCGTTGGCCGGATGCCACGCAGGTCTATGCCTGCGGCATGGTCGGCTCCAACGTTGGCTGGAGCGATGCTGGTTATGCCGATTGCCCGGCAACGCCGCAGCGATTGGCGGCACGGCTGCACCGGACCCATATCGGTCCGGTGGCGGTGGCGATCGTGCCTGGGCTGGCTTGCCGGCGGCCGCAGGACGATGCGCCCGACATCATGCGCGGCGAAGAGACCGAGCTGCTTGGCCTGCTCGACGCCGGCCAGCTGCCGCTGGATGGATTGCTGGCCTTGCCGGGTACGCACAGCAAATGGGTGCAGCTGCAGGACGGCGCGGTGGCATCGTTCCTGACCGCGATGTCCGGTGAAGTATTCGATCGGCTGACCGCTGCCGGTTTGTTGGCGTCGGTGGTGGATGGCCCGGCCGAAGATGGTCCGGCCTTCCTCGATGGCCTGCAGCAAGGTCATCGCAGCGGTTTGGGCCTGGGCAGCCTGTTGTTTGGCGCGCGTGCGCGGGTGATCCGAGGTGAACTGCTGCGCCGCGCCGGCGCATCGTGGTTGCGTGGTGTGCTGATCGGTGCGGAATTGGCCGATGTGCTGCAGCTGTGGCCGGATGCATTGAGCAGGCCGTTGCCGCTGGTAGGTGCTGCGCCGGTGTGCGCGCTGTATGCGCGCGCCATCGAAGTACTTGGCGGGCAGGCGCATTCAATCGCATCGCACGACGCGGTGACCCGCGGATTTCTCGCCCTGCATCGGGCGGCATTGGAACAACCAGCATGA
- a CDS encoding 2-dehydro-3-deoxy-6-phosphogalactonate aldolase — MNHSSAAAFDAAIEHTPLVAILRGLTGAEALAVGQALVDAGVRLAEVPLNSPDPLATIALMAAHFGDRLLVGAGTVLQVEQVQALAAIGCRFCVSPNTNPAVIAAALEHGMEPMPGFATPSEAFAALAAGARYLKAFPAHEAAPRLSALAAVLPVRARLVAVGGFSADALPALWQAGVRAVGIGSDLYRPGRSADEVGVRARQWLQALQAVPASGVSLACDAQTLVGESPLVLEDGRVAWVEPTAPALLHWDGEACTRTPLAEAVWSLACDGQGLVGNGETHFVRIGADGSLAAGPEIAVGAGCRLNDMVVDARGGLWAGSMHRGLLAGRGALFHAPSADAPVRCVAEGLGVANGMAFSADGQTLYVIDTLARTLLAYPAHIEAGSLGEPRVITDFLGEPGKPDGMAMSPQGSLWVAMWGGGAVVELAANGAVQRRLAVPAPHVGSLCFAPDGRLFISTARARLSADALQRAPASGGLFVATP, encoded by the coding sequence ATGAACCACAGCTCCGCAGCCGCCTTCGATGCGGCGATCGAACACACGCCGCTGGTCGCGATACTGCGTGGACTTACCGGCGCCGAGGCACTGGCGGTCGGTCAGGCGCTGGTCGATGCAGGCGTGCGTCTGGCCGAAGTGCCGCTCAATTCGCCCGATCCACTGGCCACCATCGCGTTGATGGCCGCGCATTTCGGCGACCGCTTGCTGGTGGGCGCAGGTACCGTGCTGCAGGTGGAGCAGGTGCAGGCGCTGGCGGCGATTGGTTGCCGCTTCTGCGTATCGCCCAATACCAACCCGGCGGTGATCGCCGCCGCGCTCGAGCATGGCATGGAGCCGATGCCGGGCTTTGCCACGCCGAGCGAAGCATTCGCTGCCTTGGCTGCTGGTGCGCGTTACCTGAAGGCCTTCCCTGCGCACGAGGCGGCGCCGCGCTTGTCGGCACTGGCAGCGGTGCTGCCGGTGCGGGCGCGGCTGGTGGCGGTGGGCGGCTTCAGCGCAGATGCCTTGCCGGCGCTGTGGCAGGCCGGAGTACGTGCCGTCGGCATCGGTTCGGATCTGTACCGGCCGGGCCGCAGTGCCGACGAGGTGGGGGTGAGGGCGAGGCAGTGGTTGCAGGCTTTGCAGGCGGTGCCCGCCAGCGGTGTCAGTCTGGCCTGCGACGCGCAGACCTTGGTTGGCGAGTCGCCGCTGGTGCTGGAAGACGGTCGGGTCGCCTGGGTCGAGCCGACCGCACCGGCCCTGCTGCATTGGGATGGTGAGGCCTGCACACGAACACCCTTGGCCGAGGCGGTCTGGTCGCTAGCTTGCGACGGGCAGGGTCTGGTGGGCAACGGCGAGACCCATTTCGTGCGGATCGGTGCCGACGGCAGTTTGGCGGCTGGCCCCGAAATCGCAGTGGGCGCTGGTTGCCGCCTGAATGACATGGTGGTCGACGCCCGTGGCGGGCTGTGGGCCGGTTCGATGCACCGTGGCCTGCTCGCTGGCCGCGGCGCACTGTTCCATGCGCCCAGCGCCGATGCGCCGGTGCGCTGCGTGGCCGAAGGGCTGGGCGTGGCAAACGGCATGGCTTTCTCTGCCGACGGCCAGACCCTGTATGTGATCGACACGCTGGCACGGACCCTGTTGGCCTACCCAGCCCACATCGAGGCCGGCAGCCTGGGGGAGCCACGGGTGATCACCGACTTCCTCGGCGAACCCGGCAAGCCGGATGGCATGGCGATGTCGCCGCAGGGCAGCCTGTGGGTGGCGATGTGGGGTGGCGGCGCGGTAGTCGAACTTGCCGCCAATGGCGCCGTCCAGCGGCGCCTGGCGGTGCCCGCGCCGCATGTGGGCAGCCTGTGTTTTGCCCCGGATGGGCGCCTGTTCATCAGCACCGCCAGGGCCCGGCTGAGCGCCGATGCGCTGCAGCGGGCGCCGGCTTCGGGCGGGCTGTTCGTCGCCACGCCCTGA
- the rpmB gene encoding 50S ribosomal protein L28 gives MSRVCQVSGKRVQTGNNVSHANNKTRRRFMPNLHERRFWVASENRWIKLRVSAHALRTIDKNGIDSVLAELRARGEKV, from the coding sequence ATGTCCCGCGTATGCCAAGTTTCCGGCAAGCGAGTGCAGACGGGTAACAACGTCTCGCACGCCAACAACAAGACCCGTCGTCGTTTCATGCCGAACCTGCACGAGCGCCGTTTCTGGGTTGCCAGCGAAAACCGCTGGATCAAGCTTCGTGTTTCCGCGCATGCACTGCGCACCATCGACAAGAACGGCATCGATTCCGTTCTGGCTGAGCTGCGTGCGCGCGGCGAAAAGGTCTGA
- the rpmG gene encoding 50S ribosomal protein L33, translated as MMAGKRDKVRMISSAGTGHFYTTDKNKKNTPGKMEFLKYDPVVRKHVMYKEGKIK; from the coding sequence ATCATGGCAGGTAAGCGCGATAAGGTCCGTATGATTTCCTCGGCCGGCACTGGCCACTTCTACACGACCGACAAGAACAAGAAGAACACCCCGGGGAAGATGGAATTCCTCAAGTACGATCCGGTTGTTCGTAAGCACGTGATGTACAAGGAAGGCAAGATCAAGTAA
- a CDS encoding FAD/NAD(P)-binding protein produces MSIIDTPALCDLAIIGGGAAGVLAAIGVLRGASGPLRLLVIEPSLPLARGVAYATTRDEHVLNVPAAKMSGFPEQPEDFLDYLCEAQAFPALSREQLAGQFVPRRFYADYLRHRLQQAVDASPAQLEILAARVQALQPNDEGVLLTLDSGRPLQAGRVILAVGNALRPLPARGASGLVDGKRVEAWDYPSLDGIAGNADVAIIGSGLSMADSVATLQANGHRGRIHVMSRHALLPLPHAKGAAADYDPEPLLAMNLRQRMHALRCHAAEAETRDIPWQSVMERIRPLGQRLWQTLSFDDQRRFLRHVVRYWDVHRHRIAAPLHAQLLELQRAGRLQLHRGRLETAVAEGACVRLSAQDRWRQPLQLEVQCVINATGVEMRAQAMRNSLLQQLLGSGVGRAGPHGIGLDTAADGSLIDADGVVEPRVQVLGSLRIGNLWESLAIPELRGQAAEASQRLIET; encoded by the coding sequence ATGAGTATTATCGATACCCCTGCATTGTGTGATCTGGCCATCATTGGCGGTGGCGCCGCCGGCGTGCTTGCCGCCATCGGCGTGCTGCGTGGCGCAAGCGGGCCGCTGCGCCTGCTGGTGATCGAGCCCAGTCTGCCGCTGGCCCGTGGCGTGGCCTATGCCACCACCCGCGACGAGCATGTATTGAACGTGCCGGCCGCCAAGATGAGTGGCTTTCCTGAACAGCCCGAGGATTTCCTCGACTACCTGTGTGAGGCGCAGGCCTTTCCGGCACTGTCGCGGGAACAGTTGGCCGGGCAGTTCGTGCCGCGTCGTTTTTACGCCGACTACCTGCGCCACCGTCTGCAGCAGGCGGTGGACGCCAGTCCTGCGCAATTGGAAATTCTTGCTGCACGCGTACAGGCGCTGCAGCCCAATGACGAAGGCGTGCTGCTGACCCTGGATTCGGGCCGGCCGTTGCAGGCTGGGCGGGTGATTCTGGCGGTGGGCAATGCGCTGCGGCCGTTGCCGGCACGCGGTGCCAGCGGCCTGGTCGACGGCAAGCGAGTGGAGGCCTGGGATTACCCGTCACTCGACGGCATTGCGGGCAACGCCGACGTGGCGATCATCGGTTCCGGCCTGAGCATGGCCGACAGCGTGGCAACGCTGCAGGCCAACGGTCATCGCGGTCGCATCCATGTGATGTCGCGGCATGCGCTGCTGCCGTTGCCTCATGCCAAGGGCGCTGCGGCCGATTACGATCCCGAGCCTTTGCTGGCGATGAATCTGCGCCAGCGCATGCATGCACTGCGATGTCACGCGGCCGAAGCGGAAACGCGTGATATTCCGTGGCAAAGCGTGATGGAGCGTATCCGTCCGCTGGGTCAACGCCTGTGGCAAACCCTCTCATTCGATGACCAGCGCCGCTTCCTGCGCCATGTGGTGCGCTACTGGGATGTGCATCGCCACCGCATCGCCGCCCCGCTGCATGCGCAGCTGCTGGAGCTGCAGCGGGCCGGTCGCCTGCAGTTGCATCGTGGCCGTCTGGAAACCGCCGTTGCCGAAGGCGCCTGCGTGCGGTTGAGCGCGCAGGATCGCTGGCGTCAGCCGTTGCAGTTGGAAGTGCAATGCGTGATCAACGCCACCGGTGTGGAGATGCGCGCGCAGGCGATGCGCAATTCGCTGCTGCAGCAGTTGCTGGGCAGCGGCGTCGGCCGGGCCGGCCCGCATGGGATCGGACTGGACACGGCAGCCGACGGCAGCTTGATCGACGCCGATGGCGTGGTCGAGCCGCGCGTGCAGGTGTTGGGCAGCCTGCGCATCGGCAACCTGTGGGAGAGCCTGGCGATTCCTGAATTGCGCGGGCAGGCGGCTGAGGCAAGTCAACGGTTGATCGAGACTTAG
- the uvrD gene encoding DNA helicase II yields MDVSHLLDGLNAAQREAVSAPLGHHLILAGAGSGKTRVLIHRIAWLTEVCGVPAHGIFAVTFTNKAAGEMRHRIDLQLSKGSRGMWIGTFHGLAHRLLRLHWADAKLPEAFQVMDSDDQLRMVKRVVQQLELDDSKYPPKQVMWWINTQKDEGRRPQHIQPEPHDQWGETLRQAYAAYQERCDRAGLVDFAELLLRAHELLRDNPALLAHYRARFREILVDEFQDTNAIQYAFVRVLAGDSAHVFVVGDDDQAIYGWRGAKVENVQRFLKDFPGAQTIRLEQNYRSTANILGAANAVIAHNPDRIGKQLWTDSGDGDPIDLFAAYNEMDEARYLVERARQWVRDGGSYGDVAVLYRSNAQSRAFEEALLSEQVPYRVYGGMRFFERAEIKDALAYLRLMTNRNDDAAFERAVNTPTRGIGERTLDEVRRIARQQALPLWEAAMLATQGTDLTSRAKNALAGFINLVQQITAETGEMDLSERIDHVLSRSALREHWGKESRNALDSESRTDNLDELISVASRFVRREDDIEEGAEDMSELVAFLSYASLEAGEGQAQAGEEGVQLMTLHSAKGLEFPLVFLAGMEEGLFPSARSLEESGRLEEERRLAYVGITRARQKLVLGYAESRRIHGQDNYSLPSRFLREIPRELLNEVRPKVQVSRPASLGASRTMGGHANIEKPPIKLGALVNHPKFGEGMVTDYEGNGQHARVQVEFADAGSKWLVMAYANLTVI; encoded by the coding sequence ATGGATGTCTCCCACTTGCTCGACGGGCTGAACGCAGCCCAGCGCGAGGCCGTTTCCGCGCCTCTTGGTCACCACCTGATTCTTGCCGGCGCCGGTTCCGGCAAGACGCGCGTGCTTATCCATCGCATCGCCTGGCTCACCGAAGTCTGCGGTGTACCTGCGCACGGCATTTTCGCGGTCACCTTCACCAACAAGGCGGCCGGCGAAATGCGCCACCGCATCGACCTGCAGCTGAGCAAGGGCAGCCGCGGCATGTGGATCGGTACCTTCCACGGCCTGGCCCATCGCCTGCTGCGCCTGCACTGGGCCGATGCCAAGCTGCCCGAAGCCTTCCAGGTGATGGATTCGGACGACCAGCTGCGCATGGTCAAGCGCGTGGTCCAGCAGCTGGAGCTGGACGACAGCAAGTACCCGCCCAAGCAGGTGATGTGGTGGATCAACACGCAGAAGGATGAAGGCCGACGTCCGCAGCACATCCAGCCCGAGCCGCACGACCAGTGGGGCGAAACCCTGCGCCAGGCCTATGCGGCCTACCAGGAGCGCTGTGATCGGGCGGGCCTGGTCGACTTCGCCGAACTGCTGCTGCGCGCGCATGAACTGCTGCGCGACAACCCGGCGCTGCTGGCGCATTACCGCGCCCGCTTCCGCGAGATCCTGGTCGACGAGTTCCAGGACACCAATGCCATCCAGTACGCCTTCGTGCGCGTGCTGGCCGGCGACAGCGCGCATGTATTCGTGGTCGGTGACGATGACCAGGCCATCTACGGCTGGCGCGGTGCCAAGGTCGAGAACGTGCAGCGTTTCCTCAAGGATTTCCCGGGCGCGCAGACCATTCGCCTGGAACAGAACTACCGCTCCACCGCAAATATCCTTGGTGCCGCCAATGCGGTGATCGCGCACAACCCGGACCGCATCGGCAAGCAGCTGTGGACCGACAGCGGCGACGGTGATCCGATCGACCTGTTCGCCGCCTACAACGAGATGGACGAGGCGCGTTACCTGGTCGAGCGTGCGCGGCAGTGGGTGCGTGATGGTGGCAGCTACGGCGATGTCGCCGTGCTCTATCGCAGCAATGCGCAGTCACGGGCCTTCGAAGAAGCGCTGCTCAGCGAGCAGGTGCCATACCGTGTATACGGCGGCATGCGCTTCTTCGAGCGTGCTGAAATCAAGGACGCGTTGGCCTACCTGCGCCTGATGACCAACCGCAACGACGATGCCGCCTTCGAGCGTGCGGTGAATACGCCGACGCGCGGCATCGGCGAGCGTACCCTGGATGAAGTGCGACGCATTGCGCGCCAGCAGGCGCTGCCATTGTGGGAAGCGGCGATGCTGGCCACGCAGGGCACCGATCTGACTTCGCGCGCGAAGAACGCGCTGGCCGGTTTCATCAATCTGGTGCAGCAGATCACCGCCGAAACCGGCGAGATGGATCTGTCCGAGCGTATCGATCACGTGCTGTCGCGTTCGGCGCTGCGTGAGCACTGGGGCAAGGAGAGTCGCAACGCGCTGGATTCGGAATCGCGCACCGACAACCTCGACGAATTGATCTCGGTGGCCTCGCGCTTCGTGCGTCGCGAAGACGATATCGAAGAAGGCGCCGAGGACATGAGCGAGTTGGTTGCGTTCCTCTCCTACGCCTCGCTGGAAGCCGGCGAAGGCCAGGCACAGGCGGGAGAGGAAGGCGTGCAGCTGATGACGTTGCACTCGGCCAAGGGCCTGGAATTCCCGCTGGTGTTCCTGGCCGGCATGGAAGAGGGCCTGTTCCCCAGCGCACGTTCGCTGGAAGAAAGCGGGCGCCTGGAAGAAGAGCGCCGTCTGGCCTATGTCGGCATTACCCGCGCGCGGCAGAAGCTGGTACTCGGCTATGCCGAATCGCGTCGCATCCACGGCCAGGACAACTACAGCCTGCCGTCACGTTTCCTGCGCGAGATCCCGCGCGAGTTGCTCAACGAAGTGCGCCCCAAGGTGCAGGTCTCGCGCCCGGCCTCGCTCGGCGCAAGCCGCACGATGGGTGGTCACGCCAACATCGAGAAGCCGCCGATCAAGCTCGGTGCGCTGGTCAATCACCCGAAGTTCGGCGAAGGCATGGTCACCGATTACGAAGGCAACGGCCAGCACGCGCGCGTGCAGGTCGAGTTCGCTGACGCCGGCAGCAAGTGGCTGGTGATGGCGTATGCGAATTTGACGGTGATCTGA
- the rtcR gene encoding RNA repair transcriptional activator RtcR produces the protein MSKRQVIFGMLGTQLDSGSGPGRWEKWRPTVALGMHEDFQPDRIELMLDERRFSRLAKLVQEDLALVSPGTELRLHDTYLVDPWEFEGVYARLHDFLAAYPFQPDEEDYYVHITTGTHVTQICWFLLTESRHFPGRLLQTSPPRKQANGDPGSHTVIDLDLSRYDHIAQRFAQQQLQDRDLLKSGIATRNPAFNRMIEQIEKVATRSRAPMLLTGPTGAGKSQLAKRVFELKKLKHQLPGRFVEVNCATLRGDGAMSTLFGHTKGAYTGASSDRAGLLRSAHQGLLFLDEIGELGADEQAMLLRALEEKRFLPVGSDREVESDFQLIAGTNRDLQQDVRLGRFREDLLARLNLWTYQLPGLAERSEDIEPNLEFELERWSREQHERVRFNTEARSRYLNFATSSEAAWRGNFRDLGASVVRMATLANAGRIQTDGVDEEINRLRTQWHGGDDASPLQALLGDAANQLDRFDRVQLEEVVRVCLRSKSLSAAGRELFAVSRTQRASTNDADRLRKYLAKFDLDWEQLRNHATQP, from the coding sequence ATGTCCAAGCGGCAGGTCATCTTCGGCATGCTCGGCACCCAGCTCGATTCGGGCAGCGGCCCCGGTCGCTGGGAAAAATGGCGGCCCACCGTAGCCCTGGGCATGCATGAAGACTTCCAGCCCGATCGCATCGAGCTGATGCTGGACGAGCGCCGCTTCAGCCGGCTGGCCAAACTGGTGCAGGAAGATCTGGCACTGGTATCACCCGGTACCGAGCTGCGCCTGCACGACACCTACCTGGTCGATCCCTGGGAATTCGAAGGCGTCTACGCACGCCTGCATGACTTTCTCGCGGCCTATCCATTCCAGCCGGACGAGGAGGACTATTACGTCCACATCACCACCGGCACCCACGTCACCCAGATCTGTTGGTTCCTGCTGACCGAGAGCCGCCACTTCCCCGGCCGCCTGCTGCAGACCTCGCCGCCGCGCAAGCAAGCCAATGGCGACCCCGGCAGCCACACCGTGATCGACCTGGACCTGTCGCGCTACGACCACATCGCCCAGCGCTTCGCCCAACAGCAGCTGCAGGATCGCGACCTGCTCAAGAGCGGCATCGCCACCCGCAACCCGGCCTTCAACCGGATGATCGAGCAGATCGAGAAAGTAGCCACGCGTTCGCGCGCACCGATGCTGCTGACCGGCCCCACCGGTGCCGGCAAGAGCCAGCTGGCCAAGCGCGTATTCGAGCTGAAGAAGCTCAAGCACCAGCTGCCAGGTCGCTTCGTCGAGGTGAACTGCGCCACCCTGCGTGGCGATGGCGCGATGAGCACCTTGTTCGGCCACACCAAGGGCGCCTATACCGGCGCCAGCAGTGACCGCGCCGGCCTGCTGCGCTCGGCCCACCAAGGCCTGCTGTTCCTCGACGAGATCGGCGAGCTGGGTGCCGACGAACAGGCCATGCTGCTGCGCGCACTGGAAGAGAAGCGCTTCCTGCCAGTGGGCAGCGACCGCGAGGTGGAGAGCGACTTCCAGTTGATTGCCGGCACCAACCGCGATCTGCAGCAGGACGTACGACTAGGCCGCTTCCGCGAGGACCTGCTGGCACGCCTGAACCTGTGGACTTACCAACTCCCCGGCCTTGCCGAACGCAGCGAAGACATCGAACCCAACCTCGAGTTTGAACTGGAGCGCTGGTCACGCGAGCAGCACGAACGCGTGCGCTTCAATACCGAAGCGCGCAGCCGCTATCTGAACTTCGCCACCAGCAGCGAAGCCGCATGGCGCGGCAACTTCCGCGACCTGGGTGCCAGCGTGGTACGCATGGCGACGCTGGCCAATGCCGGCCGCATCCAGACCGACGGCGTCGATGAAGAAATCAACCGCCTGCGCACGCAATGGCATGGCGGCGATGATGCATCGCCATTGCAGGCATTGCTCGGCGATGCGGCAAACCAGCTGGACCGCTTCGACCGCGTGCAGCTGGAAGAAGTGGTGCGCGTCTGCCTGCGCTCGAAAAGCCTGTCAGCCGCCGGCCGCGAGCTGTTCGCGGTATCCCGCACCCAGCGCGCCAGCACCAACGACGCCGACCGCCTGCGCAAGTACCTGGCCAAGTTCGATCTGGACTGGGAGCAGCTGAGGAATCACGCAACCCAACCGTAG
- a CDS encoding vWA domain-containing protein: MANANLFASFRGALLPKATVRNEAGGSAYARDPRAALALFAATGCLNSTFYASADAQLEQVQALCNEVDAGFIARTAAYAHGVAHMKDVPALLLAMLSVRDGEAFAAAFPHVIDNGRMLRTFVQIMRSGRVGRRSLGSLPKRLLRQWLEQASPKAIIRAAIGNQPSLADVIRMVHPKPQDAAREALYAWVIGRPYDETLLPAELRAYEAFKRDPRGMLPDLPFQYYSALALVATQWSVLARNSSWQQLRMNLNTFARHGVFEDESMVAEVAAKLRDPQQIARSRVLPYQLLMAYHAGAALPRPILDALQDAMEVATASVPALQGNVVVAVDVSGSMQWPVTGYRKGASSAARCVDVAALIAACVLRGHPQAQVLPFDTEVRPQQLNPRDSVMTLARQLAINGGGTSVSAPLAYLNRKRAQVDLLVLVSDNESWRDTRGRQETATMREWAALKARCPQAQLVCIDLQPVASSQTVEREDVLHIGGFSDAVFELLANASLPPAQRPRWVERIAAMDL; the protein is encoded by the coding sequence ATGGCCAACGCAAACCTGTTCGCTTCCTTCCGCGGCGCCCTGCTGCCGAAGGCCACGGTCCGCAACGAAGCCGGTGGATCGGCCTATGCCCGTGACCCGCGTGCGGCCTTGGCTCTGTTCGCCGCCACCGGTTGCTTGAACAGCACCTTCTACGCCAGCGCCGATGCGCAACTGGAGCAGGTGCAGGCGCTGTGCAACGAGGTCGATGCCGGCTTCATTGCCCGCACCGCCGCCTATGCCCACGGCGTGGCGCATATGAAGGACGTGCCGGCGCTGCTGTTGGCAATGCTGAGCGTGCGTGATGGCGAGGCCTTTGCCGCAGCCTTCCCGCATGTGATCGACAACGGCCGCATGCTGCGCACCTTCGTGCAGATCATGCGTAGCGGTCGGGTGGGTCGCCGTTCGCTGGGCTCGTTGCCGAAGCGCCTGCTGCGGCAGTGGCTGGAGCAGGCCTCGCCGAAGGCGATCATCCGTGCTGCGATCGGCAACCAGCCGTCGCTGGCCGATGTGATCCGCATGGTCCATCCCAAGCCGCAGGATGCCGCGCGTGAGGCGCTGTATGCCTGGGTGATCGGGCGGCCCTACGACGAAACCTTGCTGCCGGCAGAGCTGCGTGCCTACGAGGCGTTCAAGCGCGATCCGCGCGGGATGCTGCCGGACCTGCCGTTCCAGTACTACAGCGCGCTGGCATTGGTTGCGACGCAGTGGTCGGTACTGGCACGCAACTCGAGCTGGCAGCAGCTGCGGATGAACTTGAACACCTTTGCCCGTCACGGTGTGTTCGAGGACGAATCCATGGTTGCAGAAGTGGCTGCGAAGCTGCGTGACCCGCAGCAGATCGCCCGCTCGCGGGTGCTGCCTTACCAGCTGCTGATGGCTTACCACGCCGGTGCGGCACTGCCGCGTCCGATCCTGGACGCGCTGCAGGACGCGATGGAAGTGGCGACCGCTTCGGTGCCGGCATTGCAGGGCAACGTAGTTGTGGCGGTGGACGTCTCCGGTTCGATGCAGTGGCCGGTGACCGGCTATCGCAAGGGGGCAAGCTCGGCGGCGCGTTGCGTCGACGTGGCGGCCCTGATCGCGGCCTGCGTGCTCCGCGGTCACCCGCAGGCGCAGGTGCTGCCGTTCGATACCGAGGTGCGTCCGCAGCAGTTGAACCCGCGTGACAGTGTGATGACCTTGGCACGGCAGTTGGCGATCAATGGTGGCGGTACCTCGGTAAGCGCACCGCTGGCCTACCTCAACCGCAAGCGGGCGCAGGTGGATCTGCTGGTGCTGGTGTCGGACAACGAAAGCTGGCGTGACACCCGCGGCCGCCAAGAGACCGCAACCATGCGTGAGTGGGCCGCGCTGAAGGCGCGTTGCCCGCAGGCGCAGCTGGTCTGCATCGATCTGCAACCGGTGGCCAGCAGCCAGACGGTAGAGCGCGAGGACGTGCTGCATATCGGCGGCTTCAGCGATGCGGTGTTCGAGTTGCTGGCCAATGCCAGCCTGCCGCCGGCACAGCGCCCGCGCTGGGTGGAGCGGATCGCGGCAATGGATTTGTAA